The Psilocybe cubensis strain MGC-MH-2018 chromosome 7, whole genome shotgun sequence genome has a window encoding:
- a CDS encoding Para-nitrobenzyl esterase has product MLPLAVLLLSFSRQAFAIPSATSLQADLTFLFQNDLNWTTAADHKGTILINKFGTKEEATAACAELNESILPTDGPYFDSDMKSLLTYLNVNSRYYKQKFWVDSTPDAPCSVVSLPGSLQSVPCNSRFPTFCSQSSPYRRNTDVDPDPKFRVQVKSKKLTIVGTRDHLSFRFLGIPYADPFERFSYSKLYSGAGTINALNYGSPCTQSSGGSEDCLFLNIYTPYLPRDPARSKSLKPVMFWIHGGGFTDGQASDSIYDGGNMASRSDVVVVSINYRLGALGFLALEDGVTNGNFGIADQITALQWVREHIAEFGGDPSLVTIYGQSAGAGSVRALLASPPAFGLFQGAIAQSNLGGFGYASTYSKYLTIQQQYASFGAPLVSSVGCAGSANILQCLRALPASSITSTPNGPRYIVVDGKFITTDQLEVNGSGQAARAHVMFGWTRDDGSDFIGPYPTPGSTLAGALLAAGLSSDVVDKVVGSDLFPTPLGPNSLENLFNLTSRIGTDGQFRCIDQATVISAAKHDVFASVWAYQFDRSYGGYEPVPGTCDPPSTPAFPNGDPNLPYYRCHSGELYYMFGNLGQDSLPFRDEHDLLLSQYAVDMWGSFARTQNPNPSPYFLTARGYTNTANMLRETGRWNKVTPREKAPLRIIDNQQRNSQWLEEEQCDLLGYPFTYFG; this is encoded by the exons ATGTTACCTCTAGCCGTTCTTCTCCTATCGTTCTCACGTCAAGCCTTTGCTATACCATCTGCGACGAGTTTGCAAGCTGATCTTACGTTTTTATTCCAAAATGACCTCAACT GGACAACCGCTGCTGATCACAAAGGGACAATTCTCATCAACAAGTTCGGGACCAAGGAAGAAGCTACCGCCGCATGCGCGGAACTTAACGAATCGATACTTCCGACAGATGGCCCATACTTTGATTCAGACATGAAGTCGCTGCTGACATATCTCAACGTCAATTCGCGATACTACAAACAAAAATTCTGGGTTGATTCTACACCAGATGCACCATGCTCCGTGGTTTCACTGCCTGGATCCCTGCAATCCGTTCCATGCAACAGTCGATTCCCAACGTTCTGCTCTCAAAGCTCCCCTTATCGTAGAAACACGGACGTTGATCCGGATCCCAAGTTTCGGGTGCAGGTCAAGTCGAAAAAGTTAACGATCGTTGG AACGCGAGATCATCTATCATTTCGGTTCCTCGGAATTCCCTACGCCGACCCGTTCGAACGCTTCAGTTATTCTAAATTGTATAGTGGAGCTGGCACGATCAACGCCCTGAATTATGGCTCGCCATGTACCCAGTCCAGTGGAGGAAGTGAAGATTGTCTGTTCCTCAATATATATACCCCATATCTCCCTCGAGATCCAGCTCGATCAAAGAGTCTCAAACCTGTCATGTTTTGGATCCATGGCGGTGGCTTCACAGATGGCCAGGCAAGCGATAGCATCTACGATGGAGGAAATATGGCCAGCCGAAGTGATGTGGTAGTTGTCAGTATCAATTATCG ATTAGGCGCTCTGGGGTTTCTGGCACTAGAAGATGGGGTAACTAATGGCAATTTTGGTATCGCTGATCAG ATCACTGCTCTCCAATGGGTGCGTGAGCACATCGCAGAGTTTGGTGGCGACCCGTCCTTGGTCACCATCTATGGCCAATCTGCCGGTGCTGGCTCAGTTCGTGCCCTTCTTGCATCACCTCCTGCGTTTGGCTTGTTCCAAGGCGCCATAGCTCAGAGCAATCTGGGAGGCTTCGGCTATGCGTCTACCTACTCGAAGTATCTTACTATTCAGCAGCAATATGCCTCTTTCGGAGCCCCCCTTGTGTCTTCTGTTGGTTGCGCTGGCAGTGCCAACATTCTACAATGCCTACGGGCGCTACCTGCATCCAGTATCACTTCCACTCCTAATGGTCCCAG GTATATTGTAGTCGATGGGAAGTTCATTACTACGGACCAACTTGAGGTAAATGGATCCGGCCAGGCAGCAAGAGCCCATGTAATGTTTGGATGGACAAGAGACGATGGCTCCGACTTCATCGGTCCATATCCCACCCCTGGATCGACACTCGCAGGCGCTTTACTTGCAGCTGG GCTTAGCAGCGACGTGGTGGATAAAGTTGTTGGTTCTGACCTTTTCCCCACCCCCCTTGGTCCTAACTCGCTGGAAAACCTGTTCAATCTAACGAGCCGGATTGGCACAGACGGTCAATTCCG ATGCATAGACCAAGCCACCGTTATCTCAGCTGCGAAACACGACGTCTTTGCTTCGGTGTGGGCATATCAGTTTGACCGTAGCTATGGAGGCTATGAGCCTGTTCCTGGAACGTGTGATCCTCCCTCAACACCTGCATTCCCCAACGGTGACCCTAATCTGCCATATTATCG ATGCCACTCCGGAGAATTATACTACATGTTTGGAAATCTAGGGCAGGATTCACTGCCTTTCCGCGACGAACACGATCTGCTCTTGTCTCAGTACGCTGTGGACATGTGGGGCTCGTTCGCACGCACACAAAATCCCAATCCCTCGCCTTACTTCCTTACTGCTCGTGGATACACCAACACAGCCAACATGCTACGCGAAACAGGGCGTTGGAACAAGGTCACACCGCGTGAGAAGGCGCCTCTAAGAATTATCGATAACCAGCAACGGAATTCGCAGTGgctggaagaagaacaatGTGATTTGCTAGGGTATCCTTTTACCTACTTTGGATGA